A part of Streptomyces sp. NBC_01497 genomic DNA contains:
- a CDS encoding molybdenum cofactor biosysynthesis protein, whose protein sequence is MAAVEIVQLLVSPVHRYEGRPADGPAPTPDSDLAERIEVRRDLGIVGDRYFAHPAHRNASVTLMSAENLPVGLDPAVDLRQTRRNVLLRGVDIDAYIGSTVVLDSGHGPVTLQLNRAARPCAWMDTTIGPGARRALRDKGGVRCRPLGDGVLILGPATFVVVHTGVGVGARPLGR, encoded by the coding sequence GTGGCCGCCGTGGAGATCGTTCAGCTGCTCGTGTCGCCGGTGCACCGTTACGAGGGACGCCCCGCGGACGGGCCCGCGCCGACGCCGGACAGTGACCTGGCCGAGCGGATCGAGGTCCGCCGCGACCTGGGCATCGTCGGCGACCGCTACTTCGCGCACCCTGCCCACCGCAACGCCTCCGTCACACTCATGTCGGCGGAGAACCTGCCCGTCGGACTCGATCCGGCGGTGGACCTGCGCCAGACACGGCGCAACGTCCTCCTGCGGGGCGTCGACATCGACGCGTACATCGGCTCGACCGTGGTCCTGGACTCCGGGCACGGGCCCGTCACCCTGCAGCTGAACCGGGCCGCGCGGCCCTGCGCCTGGATGGACACGACGATCGGCCCCGGGGCGCGGCGCGCCCTGCGCGACAAGGGGGGCGTGCGCTGCCGGCCGCTCGGCGACGGGGTCCTCATCCTCGGGCCCGCGACCTTCGTGGTGGTGCACACGGGCGTCGGCGTGGGCGCCCGCCCCCTGGGCCGGTAG
- a CDS encoding SPFH domain-containing protein: MADIIRRLGLRHLRSAPTAHIRHHDRGRLIHDGAATSFWFRALHAAISEVPVDDRELAMSFHARTADHQDVSVQATVTYRIAEPATAASCLDFSLDPDTGAWRGAPLEQISTLLTETAQQHALDALVRMPLPEVLATGVPLTRDRITQGLRADPRLPATGLQAVAVRVVAVRPEPEIERALRTPARERIQQDADRATYERRAVAVERERAIAENELASRIELARREEQLVDQRGINARRAAEEEAAADAVVAEAEAARAVRLATAEADSLRGLGEARAQAQAAWLRVHADVDPAVLRAPGLAKFAENLPRIDSVTLSPDVLTGALARLGAVPERGA; the protein is encoded by the coding sequence ATGGCTGACATCATCAGGCGCCTGGGCCTGCGCCACCTCCGCTCCGCACCCACCGCGCACATCCGCCACCACGACCGCGGACGCCTCATCCACGACGGCGCCGCCACGAGCTTCTGGTTCCGCGCCCTGCACGCCGCGATCTCCGAAGTCCCCGTCGACGACCGCGAACTGGCCATGTCCTTCCACGCCCGCACGGCCGACCACCAGGACGTGTCCGTGCAGGCGACCGTCACGTACCGGATCGCGGAACCCGCCACCGCCGCGAGCTGCCTCGACTTCTCCCTCGACCCGGACACCGGCGCCTGGCGCGGCGCCCCGCTGGAGCAGATCTCCACGCTCCTGACGGAGACCGCCCAGCAGCACGCGCTCGACGCACTCGTCCGCATGCCGCTCCCCGAGGTCCTGGCGACCGGAGTGCCCCTCACCCGCGACCGGATCACCCAGGGGCTCCGCGCCGATCCCCGCCTGCCGGCGACCGGGCTCCAGGCGGTCGCCGTACGCGTGGTCGCCGTACGTCCCGAGCCGGAGATCGAACGGGCGCTGCGCACCCCCGCACGGGAACGGATCCAGCAGGACGCGGACCGGGCGACCTACGAACGCCGGGCCGTCGCGGTCGAACGGGAACGCGCCATCGCGGAGAACGAACTCGCGAGTCGCATCGAACTCGCCCGCCGGGAGGAACAACTGGTGGACCAGCGGGGCATCAACGCCCGCCGTGCGGCCGAGGAGGAGGCGGCGGCCGACGCCGTAGTGGCCGAGGCCGAGGCGGCCCGCGCGGTCCGGCTCGCCACGGCGGAGGCCGACTCGCTGCGCGGGCTCGGCGAGGCCCGCGCGCAGGCGCAGGCGGCCTGGCTGCGGGTGCACGCGGACGTCGACCCCGCGGTGCTGCGGGCGCCCGGTCTGGCCAAGTTCGCCGAGAACCTGCCGAGGATCGACAGTGTCACCCTGTCGCCCGACGTTCTCACCGGTGCGCTGGCGCGCCTCGGTGCTGTGCCGGAGCGCGGCGCATGA
- a CDS encoding L,D-transpeptidase family protein — MSPLHRKERPACVQRLVRHAGPVLVTAALGALCACGGPAAAREHAATLTTQDDRGGAPARATSPAAPPAATPPAPALPRQLPGLGASTLAEVPANARQALVVTGRSADSPESSAVLYRRTTDGWQAGATWAAHNALHGWSGHHLAGDLRSPVGVFALTDAGGLLRDPGTKLPYSHSGGFTVGGTGFEGENLAGSFDYVVAINYNREPGTSPLDWTRPLGAGRGGGIWLHVDHGGPTHGCVSLSERHMRDLLRTLDPSLHPVVVMGDARALRR; from the coding sequence ATGTCACCCCTGCACCGCAAGGAGCGACCCGCTTGCGTCCAGCGGCTCGTCCGGCATGCCGGACCCGTCCTCGTGACGGCCGCGCTCGGCGCGCTCTGCGCGTGCGGCGGCCCCGCCGCCGCACGGGAGCACGCGGCCACTCTCACCACCCAGGACGACCGCGGCGGCGCCCCGGCCCGGGCCACGAGTCCGGCCGCGCCCCCGGCTGCCACGCCGCCCGCGCCCGCCCTCCCGCGGCAGTTGCCCGGCCTGGGGGCGAGCACGCTCGCCGAGGTTCCGGCGAACGCCCGGCAGGCCCTCGTCGTCACCGGCCGGAGCGCCGACTCGCCCGAGTCGTCCGCGGTGCTGTACCGGCGTACCACCGACGGCTGGCAGGCAGGGGCGACCTGGGCGGCACACAACGCGCTGCACGGCTGGAGCGGGCACCACCTCGCGGGTGACCTGCGCTCACCCGTGGGCGTCTTCGCCCTGACCGACGCCGGCGGGCTGCTGAGGGATCCTGGTACGAAGCTCCCTTACTCCCACTCCGGCGGCTTCACGGTCGGAGGCACCGGCTTCGAGGGCGAGAACCTGGCCGGTTCGTTCGACTATGTCGTCGCGATCAACTACAACCGCGAGCCCGGCACGTCCCCGCTGGACTGGACCCGGCCACTGGGGGCGGGCAGGGGTGGCGGCATCTGGCTCCACGTGGACCACGGCGGGCCGACGCACGGCTGCGTCAGCCTCTCCGAGAGGCACATGCGGGACCTGCTGCGGACGCTCGACCCGTCGCTGCACCCGGTGGTGGTGATGGGTGACGCGCGGGCGCTGCGGCGCTGA
- a CDS encoding VOC family protein, which yields MTVHRVVPVVHAEDPRQSREFYGLLGLEEVMDHGWIMTLASPTAPAAQISLLGRDRSAPVDPDISVEVDDVDAAYAAVRGSGAEIVHPLQDEEWGVRRFLVRDPDGRVVNVLAHR from the coding sequence ATGACCGTTCACCGCGTCGTACCCGTCGTGCATGCCGAGGACCCCCGGCAGAGCCGGGAGTTCTACGGGCTCCTCGGCCTGGAGGAGGTCATGGACCACGGCTGGATCATGACGCTCGCGTCCCCCACCGCACCCGCCGCGCAGATCAGTCTCCTCGGCCGCGACCGTAGCGCCCCGGTCGATCCCGACATCAGCGTGGAGGTCGACGACGTGGACGCGGCCTACGCGGCGGTGCGCGGCAGCGGGGCCGAGATCGTCCACCCGCTGCAGGACGAGGAGTGGGGCGTGCGCAGGTTCCTCGTACGCGATCCCGACGGGCGGGTGGTGAACGTGCTGGCGCACCGCTGA
- a CDS encoding DoxX family protein, giving the protein MPLSPRSPRLLAGLLGGSALLHFTRPRPFDAIVPRVLPGKPRAWTYLSGAVELGLAAAVAAPRTRRTGALLAAGFFAAVLPANIQMARDWDNRPTPLRAAAYARIPLQAPLVVWALNVGRDARG; this is encoded by the coding sequence ATGCCGCTCTCCCCGCGCTCACCCCGTCTCCTCGCCGGCCTGCTCGGCGGCTCGGCGCTGCTGCACTTCACCCGGCCGCGTCCGTTCGACGCGATCGTGCCGCGCGTCCTGCCGGGAAAGCCCCGCGCGTGGACGTACCTGAGCGGCGCCGTCGAACTCGGGCTCGCCGCCGCGGTGGCCGCGCCACGCACCCGGCGGACCGGCGCCCTGCTGGCCGCCGGCTTCTTCGCGGCCGTACTGCCCGCCAACATCCAGATGGCGAGGGACTGGGACAACCGCCCGACGCCACTGCGGGCCGCGGCCTACGCCCGCATCCCGCTCCAGGCGCCCCTGGTCGTCTGGGCCCTCAACGTGGGGCGGGACGCGCGCGGCTGA
- a CDS encoding SRPBCC family protein: MVHVVRSITVGRPLDAVVAYLADFSNAVEWDPGTRVCERADPGPVYEGAHWHNVSEIRGHRTELTYRLARMEPDRLTFVGCNETATSTDDLTFEARGGGTRVVYDARVRFNGLAKLADAFLRREFDRLGDAVVRTMPAAVEAAIPLDGAPRG; encoded by the coding sequence ATGGTGCACGTAGTGCGCTCCATCACCGTCGGCAGGCCCCTGGACGCCGTGGTCGCCTACCTCGCCGACTTCTCGAACGCCGTCGAGTGGGATCCGGGCACGCGCGTGTGCGAGCGCGCCGACCCGGGCCCGGTGTACGAGGGCGCGCATTGGCACAACGTCTCGGAGATCCGGGGCCACCGCACCGAGCTGACCTACCGGCTCGCGCGCATGGAGCCGGACCGTCTGACGTTCGTGGGGTGCAACGAGACGGCCACTTCCACCGACGACCTGACATTCGAGGCCCGGGGCGGCGGGACCCGGGTGGTGTACGACGCGAGGGTCAGGTTCAACGGGCTCGCGAAGCTCGCCGACGCCTTCCTGCGGCGCGAGTTCGACCGCCTCGGTGACGCGGTCGTGCGCACCATGCCCGCTGCCGTCGAGGCCGCGATCCCGCTGGACGGCGCGCCCCGCGGCTGA
- a CDS encoding ThuA domain-containing protein has product MTPHGTPPAPPAPRPRRSGRLARTVRLIAASALGALCLAAPARAAAPGSAEQASQAAATPAFKVLAFYNADENDAAHASFDAEAKQFFPQVAAANNFSWTATSDWSKVNTATLSQYQVVMFLDDFPHDAAGQAAFASYMGGGGAWMGFHVSAFNTDPSTWPWYHNTFLGTGSFQTNSWAPTSETLKVEDTTKPATAGLPSTITSSTSEWYSWSNDLRKNPDIDVLASIDPSSFPVGNQAGNTWTSGYYPIVWTNTKYRMLYANFGHNAMDYGNNTTLSLTFGSAQQTKLVLQGLLSLGGVTTAPAPLPALSSSNWYALSPAASQKCVDARAASTANGTAVQQYACNSTTAQQYQIQPTSDGYVRINNRANTAESLDVTDVSTADGAPIQLWSYSGGANQQWQPVAESGWTYHFVNRNSGKCLSAASNSTGDSVQLVQRTCNGSTLQSFRPLTQS; this is encoded by the coding sequence TTGACTCCCCACGGCACGCCTCCCGCACCCCCCGCACCCCGTCCCCGCAGATCCGGCCGCCTCGCCCGGACGGTGCGGCTGATCGCGGCCTCCGCTCTCGGGGCCCTGTGTCTCGCCGCTCCGGCCCGGGCCGCCGCGCCGGGCTCCGCCGAGCAGGCCTCGCAGGCCGCCGCCACGCCCGCCTTCAAGGTCCTCGCCTTCTACAACGCCGACGAGAACGACGCGGCACACGCCAGCTTCGACGCCGAGGCCAAACAGTTCTTCCCCCAGGTGGCGGCCGCCAACAACTTCTCGTGGACCGCCACGTCCGACTGGTCGAAGGTCAACACCGCGACGCTCTCGCAGTACCAAGTGGTCATGTTCCTGGATGACTTCCCGCATGACGCGGCAGGACAGGCCGCCTTCGCCTCGTACATGGGGGGCGGCGGCGCCTGGATGGGCTTCCACGTGTCGGCGTTCAACACCGACCCCAGCACCTGGCCGTGGTACCACAACACGTTCCTCGGCACCGGCTCGTTCCAGACGAACTCCTGGGCGCCCACGAGCGAGACGCTGAAGGTCGAGGACACCACGAAGCCCGCCACGGCGGGCCTGCCGTCCACCATCACCTCGTCCACCAGCGAGTGGTACAGCTGGAGCAACGACCTGCGCAAGAACCCGGACATCGACGTCCTGGCCTCGATCGACCCGTCGAGCTTCCCGGTCGGCAACCAGGCGGGCAACACCTGGACCAGCGGGTACTACCCCATCGTGTGGACCAACACGAAGTACCGCATGCTCTACGCGAACTTCGGCCACAACGCCATGGACTACGGGAACAACACCACTCTGTCCCTCACCTTCGGCAGCGCGCAGCAGACCAAGCTGGTCCTCCAGGGACTGCTCTCCCTCGGCGGGGTCACCACGGCTCCCGCGCCCCTGCCCGCCCTCTCCAGCAGCAACTGGTACGCGCTGTCGCCGGCCGCGAGCCAGAAGTGCGTGGACGCGCGCGCCGCCTCGACCGCCAACGGCACGGCGGTCCAGCAGTACGCGTGCAACAGCACGACGGCGCAGCAGTACCAGATCCAGCCGACCAGCGACGGATACGTACGGATCAACAACCGCGCCAACACCGCGGAGTCCCTGGACGTCACGGACGTCTCGACGGCCGACGGCGCGCCGATCCAACTGTGGTCCTACTCGGGCGGCGCCAACCAGCAGTGGCAGCCTGTCGCGGAGAGCGGCTGGACGTACCACTTCGTCAACCGCAACAGCGGCAAGTGCCTTTCTGCGGCGAGCAATTCGACCGGTGACAGCGTGCAGCTCGTCCAGCGGACCTGCAATGGCAGCACCCTGCAGTCCTTCCGCCCGCTGACCCAGTCCTGA
- a CDS encoding alginate lyase family protein — MAGRARIRPGVLVGAIVALVLTGTSAASAASPAGGHDRPGRGREAAPATVVIDGSRMLENRLRLDRGDPALRAQVRSLTRQADAWLGKGPWTVTDKPQPAPGGDPHDYLSQAPYWWPSQPRTADNPWGCPYVQRDGERNPEVDTGTDRPDVGNVFNSSTTLALAWYYTGDAKYAEHAADILRTWFLDPATRMNPNLNHGQFIPCKYDGRSIGIIDFSQQYSSVLDAVAILNTGAPGWNRSERAGMLAWNKDFLHWLTDSDFGKEESAADNNHGTFMDLQIASLALATGDRALARRTVLGARAGRIDAQVAGDGSQPQELARTRSFHYSTFDLVAYTRLAAVGRHVGVDLWAYRGPDGQSLFKAVDFLLPAATGAAPWPYPELEFTRYAASDIVHAAADAGDRAARAAVPKLQTPPNGDLWQLRPAAEQLDSIAG, encoded by the coding sequence ATGGCAGGGAGAGCTCGAATCCGTCCCGGTGTCCTCGTGGGCGCGATCGTCGCCCTCGTCCTCACCGGTACCTCGGCGGCCTCGGCCGCCTCGCCGGCCGGTGGGCACGACCGCCCGGGGCGGGGGCGCGAGGCCGCTCCCGCGACGGTGGTGATCGACGGGTCCCGGATGCTGGAGAACCGCCTGCGCCTCGACCGCGGCGACCCCGCCCTGCGCGCCCAGGTCCGCTCGCTCACCCGGCAGGCCGACGCGTGGCTCGGCAAGGGACCGTGGACGGTCACCGACAAGCCGCAGCCCGCGCCCGGCGGCGACCCGCACGACTACCTCAGCCAGGCGCCCTACTGGTGGCCCTCGCAGCCCAGGACCGCCGACAACCCGTGGGGCTGCCCGTACGTGCAGCGCGACGGCGAACGCAACCCCGAGGTGGACACCGGAACCGACCGCCCCGATGTCGGCAACGTCTTCAACTCCAGCACCACCCTGGCCCTCGCCTGGTACTACACGGGCGACGCGAAGTACGCCGAACACGCAGCCGACATCCTGCGGACGTGGTTCCTGGACCCGGCCACCCGGATGAACCCCAACCTGAACCACGGCCAGTTCATCCCCTGCAAGTACGACGGCAGGTCGATCGGCATCATCGACTTCTCGCAGCAGTACAGCTCGGTCCTGGACGCCGTGGCGATCCTGAACACCGGCGCCCCCGGGTGGAACCGGAGCGAGCGCGCGGGGATGCTCGCCTGGAACAAGGACTTCCTGCACTGGCTGACCGACTCGGACTTCGGCAAGGAGGAGTCCGCGGCCGACAACAACCACGGCACGTTCATGGACCTGCAGATCGCCTCGCTCGCCCTCGCCACGGGCGACCGCGCCCTCGCCCGCAGGACCGTGCTCGGTGCCCGGGCCGGACGCATCGACGCGCAGGTGGCCGGCGACGGCAGCCAGCCGCAGGAACTGGCCCGTACCCGCAGCTTCCACTACTCGACGTTCGACCTCGTCGCCTACACACGGCTGGCCGCGGTGGGCCGGCACGTCGGAGTCGACCTCTGGGCGTACCGGGGTCCGGACGGGCAGAGCCTGTTCAAGGCCGTGGACTTCCTGCTCCCCGCGGCGACCGGCGCCGCGCCCTGGCCCTACCCCGAACTGGAGTTCACCCGGTACGCGGCGAGCGACATCGTGCACGCGGCGGCCGACGCGGGCGACCGCGCGGCCCGGGCCGCCGTGCCGAAGCTCCAGACGCCGCCGAACGGGGACCTGTGGCAGCTGCGCCCCGCCGCGGAACAGCTCGACTCCATCGCGGGCTGA
- a CDS encoding NAD(P)H-binding protein yields MKVVVFGASGMVGQGVVHACLRDERVTEVVLVVRAPLGLSDPEVRQIVHQDFTDFASLQGEFTGLDACFFCLGVSAAGLSEEEYVSVTHDVTLAAARVVAAAGPSVTFTYVSGEGTDSTEAGRSFWARVKGRTENELLAMDFHAYMFRPGYIRPMHGAVSRTAWYRWMYRASSWLYPVLHRLAPGHTTTTDALGRAMIAVVGLGGTGPTVLDSRDINRLGAPEGPGRPG; encoded by the coding sequence GTGAAGGTCGTCGTCTTCGGAGCGTCCGGCATGGTGGGGCAGGGCGTCGTGCACGCGTGCCTGCGGGACGAGCGGGTCACGGAGGTGGTCCTCGTCGTGCGTGCCCCGCTCGGCCTGAGTGACCCCGAGGTGCGCCAGATCGTGCACCAGGACTTCACCGACTTCGCCTCGCTCCAGGGCGAGTTCACCGGGCTCGACGCCTGCTTCTTCTGCCTGGGCGTCAGCGCGGCCGGGCTGTCCGAGGAGGAGTACGTCAGTGTCACGCACGATGTCACCCTGGCCGCGGCCCGCGTGGTGGCGGCGGCAGGACCGTCCGTGACGTTCACCTACGTGTCGGGCGAGGGCACCGACAGTACGGAGGCGGGACGGTCGTTCTGGGCCCGCGTCAAGGGCCGCACGGAGAACGAGCTGCTGGCGATGGACTTCCACGCCTACATGTTCCGGCCGGGCTACATCCGTCCCATGCACGGCGCCGTGTCGAGGACGGCATGGTACCGGTGGATGTACCGCGCGAGCTCCTGGCTCTATCCGGTGCTGCACAGGCTGGCGCCCGGCCATACGACGACGACCGACGCACTCGGCCGGGCCATGATCGCCGTGGTGGGCCTCGGCGGGACGGGCCCCACCGTGCTGGACAGCCGTGACATCAACCGGCTCGGCGCGCCGGAGGGACCGGGCCGTCCCGGGTGA
- a CDS encoding N-acetylmuramoyl-L-alanine amidase: protein MRGHIPSRSRLRPRPPVLRTALAAGAAAALLPVLGVTQPATAAGPQAPASLQRAFTDAARQYHVPASVLLAVGYMESRWDTHAGRPSVDGGYGPMHLTDAHTALAQSRTAPVGESDPRGDDARPMKDAPAPAARTALPATAALPASSRTAVRAAALTGLSEDRVRTDPAANVAAGAALLAADQKALGNPLGSDPADWYGAVARYAGSDSSSAAASFADNVYRTLRTGQSRTTDDGGHVTLAAQPGLTPRAAQVAALRAPAGGPSKTECPPTVACSWVPAPYEQYGPDPGDYGNHDLADRPKDSSVDYIVIHDTEETWDSTLGLVQDPTYLGWHYTVRSSDGAVAQHMATKDVGWHAGNWYINSKSIGIENEGFLADPDAWFTESMYESSASLVRYLTNRYHIPVDRQHIIGHDNVPGTTPSTVAGMHTDPGPYWDWAHYFQLIGAPLHATAGRNADVVTIDPAYRDNKPALTGCVTAGAPCAAHGSSAIELRTAPNESAPLVKDIGLHPTGDTTLDVNDTGARASTGQQYAVADRRGDWTAIWYLGQKAWFHDPRNRPTTLPARGTVITPRPGLASVPVYGRAYPEASAYPAGVPVQAQTPLQYTLPAGQSYVVGGRTPGEYFYSTTFDTSGQAWVKGSEQYYEIQFGERVAFVKAADVVVHRAG from the coding sequence ATGCGAGGTCACATCCCGTCGCGTTCGAGACTGAGGCCCAGGCCGCCCGTCCTGCGAACGGCCCTGGCGGCCGGCGCGGCCGCCGCGCTGCTGCCGGTCCTCGGCGTCACCCAGCCCGCGACCGCGGCGGGACCGCAGGCACCCGCGTCCCTCCAGCGGGCGTTCACCGACGCCGCCCGCCAGTACCACGTACCGGCGAGTGTCCTGCTCGCGGTGGGCTACATGGAGTCCCGCTGGGACACCCACGCGGGACGGCCCAGTGTGGACGGCGGCTACGGGCCCATGCACCTGACCGACGCCCATACCGCCCTGGCGCAGTCGCGGACCGCGCCGGTCGGCGAGAGCGACCCTCGGGGCGACGACGCCCGGCCGATGAAGGACGCCCCGGCCCCCGCGGCCCGGACCGCGCTCCCCGCCACGGCCGCCCTTCCGGCGTCGTCGCGTACGGCGGTGCGTGCCGCCGCGCTGACCGGGCTGTCCGAGGACCGGGTCCGTACCGACCCGGCCGCCAACGTGGCGGCGGGCGCGGCGCTGCTCGCCGCCGACCAGAAGGCGCTCGGCAATCCGCTCGGCTCCGACCCGGCCGACTGGTACGGGGCGGTGGCCCGCTACGCCGGCTCGGACTCGTCCTCGGCCGCCGCGTCGTTCGCCGACAACGTCTACCGGACGCTGCGCACAGGCCAGAGCCGGACGACCGACGACGGCGGGCACGTGACCCTCGCGGCACAGCCGGGGCTCACCCCCCGGGCGGCACAGGTCGCCGCGCTGCGCGCACCCGCCGGCGGACCGTCGAAGACCGAGTGCCCGCCGACCGTCGCGTGCTCGTGGGTGCCCGCTCCCTACGAGCAGTACGGACCCGACCCGGGCGACTACGGCAACCACGACCTCGCCGACCGCCCGAAGGACTCCTCGGTCGACTACATCGTCATCCACGACACCGAGGAGACCTGGGACAGCACCCTGGGTCTCGTCCAGGACCCGACGTACCTGGGGTGGCACTACACCGTGCGCTCCTCGGACGGCGCGGTCGCGCAGCACATGGCGACCAAGGACGTGGGCTGGCACGCGGGCAACTGGTACATCAACTCGAAGTCCATCGGTATCGAGAACGAGGGCTTCCTCGCCGACCCGGACGCGTGGTTCACGGAGTCGATGTACGAGTCGTCGGCGAGCCTGGTGCGCTACCTGACGAACCGTTACCACATTCCGGTGGACCGGCAGCACATCATCGGCCACGACAACGTGCCGGGCACCACACCCTCGACGGTGGCCGGGATGCACACCGACCCGGGCCCCTACTGGGACTGGGCACACTACTTCCAGCTGATCGGCGCGCCGCTGCACGCCACCGCGGGCCGCAACGCGGACGTGGTGACCATCGACCCGGCCTACCGTGACAACAAGCCGGCCCTGACCGGGTGCGTCACCGCCGGGGCACCCTGCGCCGCGCACGGATCCAGCGCGATCGAGCTGCGCACGGCCCCGAACGAGAGCGCACCGCTCGTCAAGGACATCGGTCTGCATCCGACGGGCGACACGACCCTGGACGTGAACGACACGGGGGCACGTGCCTCGACGGGCCAGCAGTACGCGGTGGCGGACCGCCGGGGCGACTGGACCGCGATCTGGTACCTCGGGCAGAAGGCGTGGTTCCACGATCCGCGCAACCGCCCCACGACGCTGCCCGCGCGCGGCACCGTCATCACGCCGCGTCCCGGCCTCGCCTCGGTCCCCGTGTACGGCCGCGCGTACCCGGAGGCGTCCGCGTACCCGGCCGGGGTGCCCGTACAGGCGCAGACACCGCTGCAGTACACCCTGCCCGCGGGGCAGAGCTACGTGGTGGGCGGCCGTACGCCCGGTGAGTACTTCTACTCGACGACCTTCGACACGTCGGGCCAGGCGTGGGTCAAGGGTTCGGAGCAGTACTACGAGATCCAGTTCGGCGAGCGTGTCGCGTTCGTGAAGGCCGCCGACGTGGTCGTGCACCGGGCGGGTTAG
- a CDS encoding acyl-CoA dehydrogenase family protein gives MAERQHEIDPAAVEGDFYHVKDLLEGDERKKLDRVRTFLVDRVAPRANELWEAGESPLYLRDEIRDLDITGTYADDHSIAPRSYLLTGLLGMEMSRVDPSFATFFGVHAGLAMGAIRECGSEEQKQRWLPPMVRWEKIGAFGLTEPLVGSGAALGLLTTARRDGDDWVLDGEKKWIGNATFADLVVIWARDVDDDEVKAFVVEKGTPGLTARALEGKIALRGVQNAHIVLDGVRVPEENRLRHAESFRDTARVLKVTRGGVAWSATGCAVGAYEAARAYAVEREQFGRPIAGFQLVQDLLARMLANITACQGMVVRMAALHEQDRLGDAQAALAKMFCTTRMRETVAWAREVLGGNGILLEHDAARFFADAEALYSYEGTRDMNSLIVGRAVTGYSAFV, from the coding sequence ATGGCGGAGCGGCAGCACGAGATAGATCCCGCGGCGGTCGAGGGCGACTTCTACCACGTCAAGGACCTGCTGGAAGGCGACGAGCGGAAGAAGCTCGACCGGGTCCGCACGTTCCTGGTGGACCGGGTCGCCCCCCGGGCCAACGAGCTCTGGGAGGCCGGCGAGAGTCCGCTGTACCTGCGTGATGAGATCCGGGACCTCGACATCACCGGGACCTACGCGGACGACCACAGCATCGCGCCGCGCAGTTACCTGCTGACCGGTCTCCTCGGTATGGAGATGTCCCGCGTCGATCCGTCGTTCGCCACCTTCTTCGGTGTGCACGCGGGTCTCGCGATGGGCGCGATCCGGGAGTGCGGATCCGAGGAGCAGAAGCAGCGGTGGCTGCCGCCCATGGTCCGCTGGGAGAAGATCGGCGCATTCGGCCTGACCGAGCCGCTCGTGGGCTCCGGCGCCGCCCTCGGGCTGCTCACCACCGCGCGCCGCGACGGCGACGACTGGGTGCTCGACGGCGAGAAGAAGTGGATCGGCAACGCCACCTTCGCCGACCTCGTCGTCATCTGGGCCAGGGACGTCGACGACGACGAGGTCAAGGCCTTCGTGGTGGAGAAGGGCACGCCGGGCCTCACGGCACGGGCGCTGGAGGGCAAGATCGCGCTCCGGGGCGTGCAGAACGCGCACATCGTCCTTGACGGCGTCCGCGTGCCCGAGGAGAACCGGCTGCGGCACGCGGAATCGTTCCGCGACACCGCACGGGTGTTGAAGGTGACGCGCGGCGGTGTGGCGTGGAGCGCGACGGGCTGCGCCGTCGGGGCCTACGAGGCGGCCCGCGCCTATGCGGTGGAGCGCGAGCAGTTCGGCCGGCCGATCGCCGGTTTCCAGCTGGTCCAGGACCTGTTGGCGCGCATGCTCGCGAACATCACCGCCTGCCAGGGCATGGTCGTGCGGATGGCCGCGCTGCACGAGCAGGACCGTCTCGGTGACGCCCAGGCCGCGCTCGCGAAGATGTTCTGCACCACGCGCATGCGCGAGACGGTCGCCTGGGCGCGGGAAGTGCTCGGCGGCAACGGCATCCTGCTGGAACACGACGCGGCCCGCTTCTTCGCGGACGCGGAGGCCCTCTACTCGTACGAGGGGACGCGGGACATGAACTCCCTCATCGTCGGGCGGGCGGTGACCGGCTACAGCGCCTTCGTGTGA